DNA sequence from the Pseudoglutamicibacter cumminsii genome:
ACCGGAAGAACCCACGATCGCGTAAAACGTTCCGACCTCGAAGTCATAGTTCACGTTCTTCAAAACGCGCTGAGCGGCGCTACCGTACGTGAAATCGACGTTCTCAAGCTGCATGATAGACATAATTTTTTCCTAACTAAGTTTCGAAAGAATGCGTTTTGGACGCTGCATGATGAGAGGCAGAACCCCCACCGAAACGCCCATCAAGACGATGATGAATCCCCATGTGAGCGCCGTAGCGATACCGCCGGCGTTAGTCGCGAGGTGGATCGACGAAAGAGTCTCGTCCCCGGCCTGAGCGACAACCGCCCGCCCGAGAACTCCCGAAAGAACAGGCCCAAGAACCGCTGAAATGGCGGCGGCGACGGCCGCGAAAATGGTTGCCTCAAGCGCGAATTGCGAAAGCACATTGCCTTTGCTTTTCCCGAGCGAAAGCAACACACCCACCTCGTGGATACGGCCGCGCGCCCAGAACGTGCTCACCAACGCGAGCACCAACGCACCAGCAATGCTCAAACCCAGCAGCATCGTCGCCAACAGCTTGTCCACACCAGCGATAGCCTGAAGTACCGGCGCGAACTGAGCCGAATTGTCTTCCAACGACAGTTTCGGCGCGATCTTCTTGGCCGCGGCGAGCGCCTGCGGAAGCTCCTCGGCGTTATGCGTGAAATAACGGCCAGCCGTGATCGGCGCGCCGAGCTCCCGCGCTGAAGCGAGGTCCACGAACACGTTGTTCTCCGAGGCGCCGACCGGAAGCCCACTCGGGTTCTCCGTTTTCCCTTCAAAGATGCCGGCGACCGTCACGGTGACCTTCTTGGCACCCTGAGCGAGGGTCAACTTGTCCCCCACCTTGAGGTTGTTGTGGTCAGCGAACTCCCGATGGATCACAGCCTGCGATGCGGTTGCGCCCACATGCTTGCCCTCAACCAGCTGATACAGCTTGCCCTGGAACGCCGGGTTGAGCGAAGAATCACTCGCGCCAGTCACCGTGGCACCGCCAGCGAACTCAGGATCCAACTGAACCCCACGGTTGCTAGCTACCGGCTTGGCGCCTTCCGGTTGAGCAATCGTCTCCGCCTCTAAGCTGTGCCTAGCTACCTGCGGAAGGCCCGCCAAACGCTCAGCGACCTTCTCATCGACGCCGGCTTGCTCGGCTGGTGCCTGCTGAGTGGGCGGCTGCTGCTGCGCATCGGAGCCGGGCTGCGCTTCAGAACCAGGCGCCGCATCGACGTCTGCTGTTGCGGTGAAACCAGCGCCAACATTCGCGCTGATCGCGTTCTTAACCTCAGCCATGGAGGAACGCACACCAGACTGCGCAACGAGCGCGGTGAACACAACGGCCATGATGAGGATCATCAGGACGCTGCGCCGCGGTTTACGCAGAACGCTACGGATTGCTCGAGGCCACGGGTTCGTCATTTGTTGTCCACGAGGATCGCGCGAGGGCTCTTACGCAGCATCGGGATCGACGTGATCGCAACGACCACCGCGATCACAGCCACGCAGATAATCACGGCCTGGATCACCGAACCATTGGTCAGGCCAACAGCGAGGCTATCCAGCGTCTGAAGCGATGCTGAAGACTCCATGTCCGCACCGAACTGGCCCGCCTGCTCCATCTGCTGCTCAGTGGACTTGTTCACGCTCGCAAGCGTCACGCTACCCATCCACTGAGCGACGGCACTCGAAGCGAAGTACGCGAGGATGAACGCCGGAATCGCGATCAGGATGAGCTCCGCGAAATACTGGGCCGTGATGTTGCCCTTGCGAACGCCGATGGCGAGCAAGGTTCCGGTTTCCTTCTTACGTTCGTTGAGCCACAAGAACAGAACCAGCGCAACCACTGCGGTCGCGAAGATAGTGGCACCCACCATCGTGTTGCTCATGATGCTCTTGACGCCATCGACTGCCCCGGTGATGCCGGCGAGGTACTCGGCCGAACGCGAGAGCTGATAGTTGTTCCAGTCGATGCCCTGGGCCGCGGCGGCCTTCACGACATCCTCGAAGTTGGCGTCTTTAGCGACGAAGAAGTTCGCGTCCTGATAAATCTCGGTTTCCGGCGTGAACTGGTACAGCGCACGCGTCGTATCCAAGTCTGTGAACACCGTGTTCGCATACAGCTCGCTGCGCACAGCAACCGGGCGGGTGTTCTTACCCGAAACGATGCCCACAACCTCAGTCTTTACTTCCTTCGTGGACTGCTTCTGGTTGTCGGCGTCGTACTTATTACCCTTCAAGGTGAGGGTGCTGCCGAGCTTGAGGTTATTCGCTTTCGCAAGGTCCTCGTGAATCACGGCCTTGTTCTTGTCCTCCGCCGTCAAGTGGCGGCCTTCAACGAGCTTCAACGAGCCGCTGCGGAACGCGTTAGCCATATCGCTACGGTTCACACCCCACACGTTCACAGCGTTACCGAACTGTGCCTCGCGTTGCTGGTCATAGTCGTCGTGATCCGGCTTGAGCACCTTCGCCCCCACAAGATCAGCGGTCACGTTCTGCCGGGCCACATGGGAAGCAACACCGTCCAGGCCCGCGAGCTTTTCAATATCAGCCGGCTTGACGTTACCCGCGCCGCGCGGCGTACCCATGTTGTACTGCGGATTGTTCTCCAACACGAAACCACTACCGGTCTTCGCGTCCACCTCCTGCGCCACCTGATCCGCAGAACGCGTCACAGCCCCCGCGGACATCACCACAGTCGCCATCACAGCAAGAACAACAAAAATAATCAGAGTTTTAACAGGCTTGCGGACACAATAGCGCCAAGCCCTTCCCAGAAACGTCACAGTTTCCCTTTCACGGTAAAACGGTTGGCGCGTCCATGGCGCTGATCGCAAGACTCGTCGCGGGGCTACCCACAGTGGCATACATCGTGGAGAGCGAAAACTGATTCGCAGAATGCAGCGCGCCGTAAAGGTTCGTAAAGAAGGTATAACCCAATTCTGAATTGATCCTGAAAACCCGCTAGAGCGTCGCTGAAGGGACGCGTAGAGGTTCCCGGGAGCGCAGGTTGGGGCCGCGATACCGACTACGTATGGTCCCCGGCGAGCGCCCTATATTCCTGGGTTGCCGGCTTCCAGAACCCAGCCCGATGCGCGAGCAGCTCCTTGAAATGCCGCGGAGTCACCTCATCCAAAGCAGCGATGTAGCCAGGCACCATCTCGCGCGGGAGCCGCAACCCCATCGTGAGATGAGGGATCCAATCGATACGGTGATCATCCGGGTTCAGAGCGCTGATCTCGCGGGCCGCATGCCGCATCGGCTCCCCCGTTTCGAGCAGCCACGCGACGGTTTGCTTGCGGCGCGTACCGAAAATCACGGTTCCGACCCGCTGAAAATCCGCGGGGACAACGCCCGGCAACACCTCGGCGGCGCGATCAACGGCGGCGGGCGACATGTCGTGCGAAAAAGAGATGGTGATGTGCGGGGTCTGGTTCTGGCGCGGGAAACCGCGGGCTTCGAGGGCGTCGAAAATCTCGCGCACCTGCCGCTCCTGCTCAGGCGACAAATACATCAAGATGTTCTGCGGTGACGCCACGAAACCTCCTCCCGCGTTCGCTTACAGACCCTATCCACTGGTGAGAATTTAGCCGCGCAGCACCCGCGGGTTCCGCATGACCATCGCGGTCCCCTCGAAGAAACCGAGCCGCTCATAGTAGCCAATCAGGTGGTCGTCGCACGCCAGGTCGATCGAATACATGCCGTCGAGGCTGGCCACGATGCGGCGCACCAGCTCCTGGCCGATTCCCTGGCTTTGATACTCCGGCAAGACCTCAAGCCACGGGATGAACGCGGTGAGGACGCCGTCGCTGATCGCGTTAATGTAGCCGACGACGCGCTCGCCATCGAGCGCCCACACGCGCCGGTACGAGCCGTCCATGACGTCCACGAGCTGTTGCGCGCTCGGCGGGGTCGGCCAGCCGACAAAGAAACCCTCCCCGACCTGCTCGGCTCGGATAGCGCCTGGCTCATCGAGGTAAGTGATCATGCGGTCACCCTGTCTTCCTTAAACGTTGTTGCTTTCCCTACGCGTTCTCTTGCAACCAAGCCGCCAGAACCGGAACGTGGGAATGTTCGACATCCTTGGCCGCCGTCAATAAGGTTACGTGAGCCTTGTGCGACAGCTCCTCAGCGAGTTCCGCGGCCGCATCATTCTCGTCCAATTCCGCGCGGTAACAATTCTTGAACTCGTCCCAACGTTCTTGCGGCGCCTCATGAAACCACTTGCGAAACGCGTTGCTCGGGGCGGCGTCCTTAGCCCACACGTCATAGTCGAGTGCTTCCTTCTTAATCCCGCGCGGCCACAGCCTGTCAGTCAAAACGCGGGTACCTTTGGTCGGTTCCATTTCCCCATAGACACGACGAAACGTCCACTTAGCGCTCAATGAGCCCACGGTTACCCTCCCGAACGGTTTCGGACAACGGCACTTGTTGACGCCAGCGCTTGTTTACGCCTGCGCTTGCCGGTCGCTATCTACCTTAGTAACTCTCCCGGGGAGTCCAGGCTTGAGCCGCACCGCATAGGATCGGAGGTGAAGCATCTGCGAACGAGGAGGCCGCATGACGTTGAACATCGCGCTGATCGGATACGGCGGGATCGCTTCCCGAGTCGCCGCCGCGGTTCGCGACATGCACGACGTTGAACTCGTGGGCGCAATCGTGCGCACGCCAGGGCAAGCAGCCGACGACGGCGTTGCTGAGCTGAGCCTGAACGATGCGCTTGCGGACGGCGCGGCTGAGTGCAGCGCGGATGCGGGCGGAGAATCTGCCCGGCGCGTGGATCTGTTCGTTGAATGCGCCGGAGTACCCGCCGTGACTGAATACGGTCCCGCGATCGTTGCGGCCGGCAAAGACCTGTTGATCACCAGTGTTGGGGCGCTCGCTGACCCGCAACTACGCCGAACCCTGCTCGATGACGGGCCGGGCCGCGTGTACGTGACGAACGGCGCGATCGGTGGGCTCGACATCCTCGCAGGTGCAGCACGCGACGGCGGCCTAGACTCCGTGGTTTTGGAAACCCGGAAAGCGCCGGCCAGCTTGATCCAGCCGTGGATGGACGACGGCCTCACCGAACAGCTCCGGGGCGGTTCCGCGATCCGGGACGGCAAGACCACTGAACCGATCGTTCTCTACGAGGGTGACGTGGCCGGGGCTATCGACAAATTCCCCGCGAACCTCAACGTCGCCGTAGCCCTCGCCCACGCAACCGGAATGTGGGAAGACACAGTCGTGAAACTCATCGCCGACCCCGCCGCAGACCAAACCAAACACACCATCACAGCTGCTGGCGCATCGGGCACCTACCAATTCGAGATCACTAACAATCCCCTACCGGATTCCCCGGCAACCAGCGGGATCGTGGTGGACTCAGTCATCACAGGCATCCGGACCATCGCCGGCGAGTCCGGAGTCAGTATCTGAGCGGCGGGCACCGTCACCTGCCGGCACACTCACCAGCCGTAGTCCTTTAGGCGTTGCTCGTTACGCTCAACGATCTCGAGCATGTACCGCACGGCTTCTTGCTCTTCACGGAAATCCCGCACGGCTTGGGCACGACCGCGCTCCACAACGTACACGTGGTAGGCCCCATCAGACTTTTCGAGCACGGTAGCCCCCTCGTGCGGCTCACCATCGACCACATAAGCATCCGGCCGGGACGCGTGCTTGTCGATGTAGCGGCGCAAGTCATACCTGTCCGAGCAAGTGAAAGCATCGACCTCGAACTGATCGCGCAGCAGCCGCAAGCGCTTCTTAGCCAGGCCGTCCCGGTACACAATCGTGATCATCGCCGTGTATTCGCCCGTGCTGCGATCAACTGACACAACATCCTCACGGCGCAACTCCATCCAGCCACGAAACGCGCGGTACACCACCAGTTCGTTCATGCCCGCATACAACCTGAACGAAGCGAACATATAGGCGAGCAAAAGCAATACGACCCCGAGCGCCAGATAACCAACGCCCGTGAGTGTGTGCGTCGTCGGGTCCTCACCCTCGGGACCGAGCAGATACATCCACACAACTTTCACCACCTGCGCGGCGCCAAACAGCCCCGGCAAGAGAACAAAGTGCAGCCCATATTTCTGCACCTCACCCGCATCAGGTTGCCTACCGACGGTCGGCTTACGATGCCTGATGTACAGCAGGAAGGCGACCGTCGCGGCCGGGATCCCGGCCGTGATCAACAGGTGCGGCACCAGAGCAGGCCAGACCTCGCGCAGAATGTCGTTCACGAACCTCACTCTAGCGAGCGTTTGTGGGCGGCGACTAGGCTTGGCGCGCGCTACGAAGCTGGCGTGTGCGCGTGGCCGTGATTGTGGATGTGGATGTGCGGCTGGTGTGCGGCCCGCAAGCCGTTGAGGATCACGAGCACCTCGGTGAGTTCGTGTGCGAGCACCACCGCCGCGAGGCTCATGACCCCGAAGAACGACAGCGGCAACAACAGCACGA
Encoded proteins:
- a CDS encoding ABC transporter permease — translated: MTNPWPRAIRSVLRKPRRSVLMILIMAVVFTALVAQSGVRSSMAEVKNAISANVGAGFTATADVDAAPGSEAQPGSDAQQQPPTQQAPAEQAGVDEKVAERLAGLPQVARHSLEAETIAQPEGAKPVASNRGVQLDPEFAGGATVTGASDSSLNPAFQGKLYQLVEGKHVGATASQAVIHREFADHNNLKVGDKLTLAQGAKKVTVTVAGIFEGKTENPSGLPVGASENNVFVDLASARELGAPITAGRYFTHNAEELPQALAAAKKIAPKLSLEDNSAQFAPVLQAIAGVDKLLATMLLGLSIAGALVLALVSTFWARGRIHEVGVLLSLGKSKGNVLSQFALEATIFAAVAAAISAVLGPVLSGVLGRAVVAQAGDETLSSIHLATNAGGIATALTWGFIIVLMGVSVGVLPLIMQRPKRILSKLS
- a CDS encoding FtsX-like permease family protein, translating into MTFLGRAWRYCVRKPVKTLIIFVVLAVMATVVMSAGAVTRSADQVAQEVDAKTGSGFVLENNPQYNMGTPRGAGNVKPADIEKLAGLDGVASHVARQNVTADLVGAKVLKPDHDDYDQQREAQFGNAVNVWGVNRSDMANAFRSGSLKLVEGRHLTAEDKNKAVIHEDLAKANNLKLGSTLTLKGNKYDADNQKQSTKEVKTEVVGIVSGKNTRPVAVRSELYANTVFTDLDTTRALYQFTPETEIYQDANFFVAKDANFEDVVKAAAAQGIDWNNYQLSRSAEYLAGITGAVDGVKSIMSNTMVGATIFATAVVALVLFLWLNERKKETGTLLAIGVRKGNITAQYFAELILIAIPAFILAYFASSAVAQWMGSVTLASVNKSTEQQMEQAGQFGADMESSASLQTLDSLAVGLTNGSVIQAVIICVAVIAVVVAITSIPMLRKSPRAILVDNK
- a CDS encoding 2'-5' RNA ligase family protein encodes the protein MASPQNILMYLSPEQERQVREIFDALEARGFPRQNQTPHITISFSHDMSPAAVDRAAEVLPGVVPADFQRVGTVIFGTRRKQTVAWLLETGEPMRHAAREISALNPDDHRIDWIPHLTMGLRLPREMVPGYIAALDEVTPRHFKELLAHRAGFWKPATQEYRALAGDHT
- a CDS encoding GNAT family N-acetyltransferase, with amino-acid sequence MITYLDEPGAIRAEQVGEGFFVGWPTPPSAQQLVDVMDGSYRRVWALDGERVVGYINAISDGVLTAFIPWLEVLPEYQSQGIGQELVRRIVASLDGMYSIDLACDDHLIGYYERLGFFEGTAMVMRNPRVLRG
- a CDS encoding DUF488 family protein; the encoded protein is MGSLSAKWTFRRVYGEMEPTKGTRVLTDRLWPRGIKKEALDYDVWAKDAAPSNAFRKWFHEAPQERWDEFKNCYRAELDENDAAAELAEELSHKAHVTLLTAAKDVEHSHVPVLAAWLQENA
- a CDS encoding aspartate dehydrogenase domain-containing protein, with translation MTLNIALIGYGGIASRVAAAVRDMHDVELVGAIVRTPGQAADDGVAELSLNDALADGAAECSADAGGESARRVDLFVECAGVPAVTEYGPAIVAAGKDLLITSVGALADPQLRRTLLDDGPGRVYVTNGAIGGLDILAGAARDGGLDSVVLETRKAPASLIQPWMDDGLTEQLRGGSAIRDGKTTEPIVLYEGDVAGAIDKFPANLNVAVALAHATGMWEDTVVKLIADPAADQTKHTITAAGASGTYQFEITNNPLPDSPATSGIVVDSVITGIRTIAGESGVSI